GCCACCGATGACCGCCGCTTCGTCATGAGCGTGCTCAACGCCGTCCTCGGCGGCGGGATGTCCTCCAGGCTGTTCCAGGAAATCCGGGAGAAGCGCGGGCTCGTCTATTCGACGTATTCCTTCTCAGCGGCCTACGCCGACGCCGGATACTTCGGCATGTACGCAGGCTGCACCCCCTCCAAGGTCCGCCAGGTCCTCGAACTGCTGGGCGTGGAGCTGGACAAGCTCGCGGCCGACGGCATCACGGAGGAGGAACTGCGCAAAGCAGTGGGCCAACTGAGTGGTGGCATCGTCCTGGCTCTGGAGGACACCGGTTCGCGGATGTCCCGTCTTGGCCGGGCCGAGCTGGTTTCCGGAGAGTTCCAGGATATCGACGAGACCCTGGAACGTATCCGGGCGGTCACGGTGGACGAAGTCCAGGAACTCGCCAAAGAGCTCGCCGCAGCGCCGCGAACCATCACCGTCGTGGGACCCTTCGAAGAGAACGAAACGTTCGGGTTCTAAAGCAACCGCTGGAGTCGCCGTGGACACACCAAAGAACGCAGCAGAGGTCCTGCGCCCCTTCCTGGGGCGCTGGCGGGGCATCACGGAGATAGCATCCTCGGCGTGGGGACCGGCACGTACGGCCGAGGCCGAGGCTGTGTTCACGGCTGCAGCCGGCGGGCATGCCGTCGTCCAGAGCTACAGGCACAAGGAATCGGGCGGCGCCCACCTTGAGGGCCACGGGATGTTCTCGGTGGATCCGACGCACGGCGGCACCCTGTGGTACTACGTGGACAGCCATGGGCAGGCGCCCTCAGCGCCGGTCCGGGGCCACTGGACATCGGGCACCTTGGGTTTCGAGCGGCGAACGGCCGACGGCGTTGCCCGCCACACGTTCCGCGTGGAAGAAGGAACCCTGGTTCACACGGCGGAACTGCGCCTGGAAGGCAGAACCGCGTTCAGCCCGCTGCTCAAGAGCGTCTTCAGGAAGGCCTAACCGCCGGCGAACGGCGGCAGGACGTCGATGACGTCCTCCGCTCCCAGCGGCGCGGAGTGGTCCCTGACGGCAACCTCGTTCCTCAGGAAACTGCTCCTTGCCACGATCCGCGCAAGCGCCGGGGTGCCTTCGGGAGGCTGGGGACGTTCGACGGCGAGCGCCGCTTCCAGCAAGGCTTCCAGGCTGGTGCCTTCCGGAAGGTGGTGGATTTCTTCTTCAACGCCTGCCGCGGCGCGCGCGGCAGCGAAGTAGCGGACGAGCAAGGTATCAGCCTCCGATTGCGCTCATGCTGCGGTCAGGTTGCACGAAGTCAGGTGCACCCAGTCCCGTGTGGTCCATGCCGTGGGCCTTGGGCTTGACCCACATCGCGTCCTGCCACCGTTCGGCGAGTTGCTGGTCCGTTGCTCCTGCGCGGAGGAGGCCCAGGAGGTCAAACTCTTCGTGGGAGAAGAGGCAGCTCATGATCTTGCCTTCGGCGGTGATCCGGGTCCGGCGGCAATCGGCACAGAACGGTTCGGTGACGGACGCGATGATGCCGACTGTTCCGAGGACCTCACCTGCCGGTTCACCGGTAGCCGCATCCCGGCGTCGTACTTCAAAACGTTCCGCCGGAGCCCCGTCGCGTTCGCGCGGATCCGCGCTCAACACGAACTCAGTCGACAACATCTCCCGGATCTCGGCGGCCGTAATCATGTTGCGGCGCGTCCAGCCGTGGTCCGCGTCAAGCGGCATCTGCTCGATGAACCGCAGTTCGTAACCACGTCCCAACGCCCATGCCAGCAGGTGCGGCGACTCGGCATCATTGATGCCGCGCATCAGGACAGCGTTCAGCTTGACCGGTCCCAGCCCTGCTTCCCAGGCCGCATCCACGCCCGCAAGGACACGGTCCAGGAAGGGCCGCCGGGTGAGCTTGGTGAACGTTTCCTCGTGCAGGGAGTCGAGGGAAACGTTGATGCGGGTCAGGCCCGCCGCCTTCAGGGCAGCGGCTTTCTTGTCCAGTCCGACGCCATTGGTGGTCATGGAGATAGGGAGGTCCGGTTGTTCTGCGCGAAGGGCGGCGATGATGTCCACCAGGTCGGCCCGTACCAAGGGTTCGCCTCCGGTCAGGCGCAGTTCGCGGACGCCCAGGGCCCCGACGCCGACACGCACGATCCGTACGATCTCGTCCTTGGTCATGACGGCTTGCTTGGAGAGCCACTCAAGCCCCTCGGCGGGCATGCAGTAGGTACACCGGAGATTGCATTTGTCGGTCAGGGAAAGCCGCATGTCGGTGGCGCGGCGTCCGTAACGGTCCCACAACCCCGTCGGCACATCGGCGGGCCGTGGGGGCGGAACCTGTCCCGTTCCTGCCGTGCCGCCCGAGGGAAGCGGCGGCATGCCCAGCTGAACACTCATGAATTCAGGCTACGCCACCGGGACGTGATGCGTGACACCAGTTCCACTCAGCGGACTCTCCGGAAGCGCTCAAGCCACCTTGCCAGTTCTTACAAAATCCCTACGCTTTGGCTCCCGGGAGCCATTTCCCGTGCCGGGCGGGTCCGGCGAACCTATGCTGAAAACGTGAGCACAAATGCGGCAACACCGGCGGCGGAGCCCGGGAACCGCCGGATCCTCCTGGTCGAGGACGAGGAAACAATTGCCGGCGTCGTACGGGATTACCTGACCCGGGCCGGCTTCCAGGTGGACCTCGCCGCTGACGGGTTCACGGCCCTTAAGCTGGCGGCGGAGCGTCAGCCCGACCTGGTGCTCCTGGACCGAATGCTCCCCGGGCTGGACGGCGTGGAAGTGTGCCGCCGGCTGAGGGTGGCCATGAGCGTACCGGTGATCATGCTTACCGCTTTGGGAACCGAGGACGATCGGATCCTGGGACTGGAGATGGGTGCCGACGACTACGTCACGAAACCCTTTTCACCCCGCGAACTGGTGCTGCGGGTCAAGTCCGTGCTGCGGCGCAGCATCAAGGAGTACTCTCCTGAGCCGACCGTGGAGCTGGCCGGCTTCGTGCTGGATCCTGCGTCCCGCACAGTCACCCATCACGGCGCGGCCTTGACCTTGACCGTGCGTGAGTTCGACCTCCTGGCGTTCCTCCTGCGGCGACCCAACCAGGTGTTCAGCC
The Paenarthrobacter ureafaciens genome window above contains:
- a CDS encoding response regulator transcription factor, whose amino-acid sequence is MSTNAATPAAEPGNRRILLVEDEETIAGVVRDYLTRAGFQVDLAADGFTALKLAAERQPDLVLLDRMLPGLDGVEVCRRLRVAMSVPVIMLTALGTEDDRILGLEMGADDYVTKPFSPRELVLRVKSVLRRSIKEYSPEPTVELAGFVLDPASRTVTHHGAALTLTVREFDLLAFLLRRPNQVFSREELIKAVWGWDFGDLSTVTVHVRRLREKVEENPTKPELLKTVWGVGYRFDSGDGHAGH
- a CDS encoding DUF1579 family protein → MDTPKNAAEVLRPFLGRWRGITEIASSAWGPARTAEAEAVFTAAAGGHAVVQSYRHKESGGAHLEGHGMFSVDPTHGGTLWYYVDSHGQAPSAPVRGHWTSGTLGFERRTADGVARHTFRVEEGTLVHTAELRLEGRTAFSPLLKSVFRKA
- the moaA gene encoding GTP 3',8-cyclase MoaA, producing the protein MSVQLGMPPLPSGGTAGTGQVPPPRPADVPTGLWDRYGRRATDMRLSLTDKCNLRCTYCMPAEGLEWLSKQAVMTKDEIVRIVRVGVGALGVRELRLTGGEPLVRADLVDIIAALRAEQPDLPISMTTNGVGLDKKAAALKAAGLTRINVSLDSLHEETFTKLTRRPFLDRVLAGVDAAWEAGLGPVKLNAVLMRGINDAESPHLLAWALGRGYELRFIEQMPLDADHGWTRRNMITAAEIREMLSTEFVLSADPRERDGAPAERFEVRRRDAATGEPAGEVLGTVGIIASVTEPFCADCRRTRITAEGKIMSCLFSHEEFDLLGLLRAGATDQQLAERWQDAMWVKPKAHGMDHTGLGAPDFVQPDRSMSAIGG
- a CDS encoding MoaD/ThiS family protein, with the protein product MLVRYFAAARAAAGVEEEIHHLPEGTSLEALLEAALAVERPQPPEGTPALARIVARSSFLRNEVAVRDHSAPLGAEDVIDVLPPFAGG